In Porites lutea chromosome 7, jaPorLute2.1, whole genome shotgun sequence, a single window of DNA contains:
- the LOC140942653 gene encoding uncharacterized protein, which produces MQTEESTTTTEALETMHYSAQAQSTGVLDPSTIEQGAFEAAMDHQGGHGLKRQADSDDDADAETSMLEEERPKKKTRGRVKIEMKFIANKLRRYTTFSKRKTGIMKKAYELSTLTGTQVMLLVASETGHVYTFATRKLQPMITSESGKALIQTCLNSPDPPVSQIPNPDQRMSATGYEETDLTYTVNENDAEKMQDRGGIFTTQQIDTTQGLTVGALSGTNAPMTGITALPATGHSFPITTYIPQSNIQQQGGNKNASVQSSYSVQAMPGGAFTTIFAPGTSVQLGQNLSQGQQQGSTVQVLSQPVQIQRVQQPQTQTVQVNAVNPTTTSNTITLQMGQDASQTHEPNGDNASGSQANNLQSVGTVVVPIATNQDGNVVSLGNVVPSSMMLTSQAGQIPVMYSVYASPSSGLVTVSHLSDGSSDQSAGHAHLSAEASDMGQQSLPGSLSLATVQVHPDINSGVQAYTTQAVVTESSGTQTADEIHMSHHGSLETETGIAKNDLAMSVGQTEV; this is translated from the exons TTGAACAGGGAGCATTCGAAGCAGCGATGGATCACCAAGGAGGACATGGTTTGAAGCGACAGGCAGACAGCGACGACGATGCAGACGCCGAGACCAGCATGTTGGAGGAAGAAAGACCGAAGAAAAAGACCCGAGGAAGagtaaaaattgaaatgaagTTTATTGCCAACAAGTTGAGAAGATACACAacttttagtaaaaggaaaactgGAATTATGAAAAAG gcGTACGAGCTAAGTACTTTAACAGGGACGCAGGTGATGTTGCTAGTCGCTTCGGAAACTGGCCATGTTTATACGTTCGCCACAAGAAAACTTCAGCCTATGATCACCTCAGAGAGCGGCAAAGCTCTTATTCAAACTTGCCTCAATTCTCCAGATCCTCCAGTGTCACAGATTCCCAACCCAGACCAGAGAATGTCAGCCACAGGGTACGAGGAAACAGATTTAACCTACACTGTGAACGAAAACGACGCTGAAAAGATGCAG GACCGGGGTGGAATATTCACCACACAGCAAATAGACACCACTCAAGGTTTAACAGTGGGTGCCTTATCAGGTACTAATGCACCCATGACTGGCATCACGGCTTTGCCAGCGACAGGTCATTCCTTCCCTATCACAACCTATATTCCACAGTCAAACATTCAGCAGCAAGGTGGAAACAAAAATGCCTCTGTTCAATCATCATATTCTGTGCAAGCCATGCCAGGAGGAGCATTTACAACTATCTTTGCACCTGGGACATCAGTTCAGTTGGGGCAGAACCTCTCTCAGGGCCAGCAACAGGGATCGACTGTACAG GTTCTTTCTCAGCCAGTGCAAATCCAACGAGTTCAACAGCCACAAACACAGACTGTACAGGTAAATGCTGTCAACCCTACGACAACATCTAACACCATCACCTTGCAAATGGGTCAGGATGCCAGCCAGACTCACGAGCCTAATGGTGATAATGCCTCGGGATCTCAGGCCAACAACTTACAATCAGTTGGAACTGTAGTGGTTCCCATAGCCACCAACCAAGATGGCAATGTTGTCTCCCTGGGAAATGTTGTCCCATCCTCCATGATGTTGACTTCACAAGCGGGACAAATTCCAGTGATGTATAGTGTGTATGCATCACCATCATCTGGGCTTGTTACAGTGTCTCACTTGTCGGATGGCAGTTCTGATCAGTCTGCCGGTCATGCTCATCTCTCAGCAGAAGCAAGTGACATGGGACAGCAGAGCCTGCCTGGATCTCTGTCCCTTGCCACTGTTCAGGTGCATCCGGACATTAACTCTGGTGTGCAGGCATATACAACTCAAGCTGTTGTCACAGAGAGCAGTGGCACCCAGACCGCTGATGAAATTCATATGAGTCATCATGGCTCATTAGAGACTGAAACAGGCATTGCCAAAAATGATTTGGCCATGTCTGTCGGCCAAACTGAGGTCTAA
- the LOC140944218 gene encoding speedy protein 1-B-like codes for MRTNRLFCFEKESQQINKGAERVVQTRMGNQVSLKSRPRSSSQNDASSKMAKDKCPRTEKITSTKPETMILKRRRSYSECDNLANERQITCKKLKVNQLYTVYCGRNSFMAAFFRLLDDDVIQDFLWMDSCAIISDKYLLAMVYAYFRRAELGRREYNRMNFFIALYLANDMEEDDEEEKYDIFPWALGKNWRELYPNFLRKRDVFWKRIGYRAVVSKLTCDEIMSIVSDHPVWQRTRRGHHGGAWRDYMRDTNSLCTSPRGPGTAPFQCSKCDDPPSEEDSPMMTSDYCSCSSQSSSEDENFNTSFNMQDLKNVLQKSSNKRLCLRTGSKVWNRDVQN; via the exons ATGCGAACAAACCGGCTCTTTTGCTTCGAGAAAGAGTCGCAACAAATCAACAAAGGGGCCGAAAGGGTCGTTCAAACACGAATGGGTAACCAAGTTTCCCTAAAAAGCAGACCAAGAAGTAGCTCGCAAAATGACGCCAGTTCGAAAATGGCGAAAGACAAGTGTCCACGAACCGAGAAGATAACAAGTACAAAGCCAGAGACTATGATATTGAAAAGGAGACGCAGTTACAGTGAATGCGATAATCTAGCAAACGAAAGACAAATTACGTGCAAAAAACTAAAAGTTAATCAGCTGTACACGGTCTACTGCGGGCGAAATTCTTTTATGGCAGCCTTTTTCAGGCTACTTG ATGATGATGTCATTCAAGATTTTCTATGGATGGACAGTTGTGCAATTATATCAGACAAG TATCTGCTGGCCATGGTTTATGCATACTTCAGGAGGGCAGAACTAGGAAGGCGTGAATACAATAGAATGAATTTTTTCATAGCTCT GTACCTTGCAAACGATATGGAAGAGGACgacgaagaagaaaaatacGACATCTTTCCTTGGGCCTTGGGGAAAAACTGGCGAGAACTCTATCCCAATTTCCTTCGAAAAAGAGACGTGTTTTGGAAACGGATCGGCTACCGTGCTGTTGTTAGCAAACTGACCTGTGATGAG atcaTGTCTATTGTATCAGACCATCCAGTCTGGCAGCGTACAAGACGGGGTCACCATGGTGGAGCATGGAGAGACTATATGAGAGACACAAACAGCTTATGCACAAGTCCAAGAGGCCCTGGAACTGCACCTTTTCAGTGTTCCAAATGTGATGACCCTCCAAGTGAGGAGGATTCGCCCATGATGACTTCTGACTACTGTAGCTGTTCCTCGCAGTCTTCTTCGGAAGATGAGAATTTTAATACGAGCTTTAATATGCAAG ATTTGAAGAATGTCCTCCAGAAAAGTAGTAACAAAAGACTATGCTTGAGAACAGGAAGTAAAGTTTGGAACCGTGATGTTCAAAATTGA
- the LOC140944164 gene encoding uncharacterized protein: MAAEKHGLANIPGEDQKVEDDYIDELIRKYLYEEEVNSLYEDYHLPLLASPEVDKWPEATLPDFSCGQDFLVPELLQMENLSDDVEPQEELLSLLEEVITEDEKKNKGICETAKGKDSSEEIAVKPDKIVTNSGPKPIIDETQSKKKRPRKTPVDKKSKRPCRSQPIIMKRRAKHRFIEE; the protein is encoded by the exons atggcGGCAGAAAAACACGGTTTAGCGAACATTCCCGGTGAGGATCAAAAAGTTGAAGACGACTACATAGATGAACTCATTCGTAAGTACCTCTACGAAGAAGAAGTGAACAG TCTGTACGAAGATTACCATTTACCTCTGCTGGCTTCTCCTGAGGTTGACAAATGGCCAGAAGCAACGTTACCAGATTTCAGTTGCGGCCAGGATTTTTTGGTGCCAGAACTCCTTCAAATGGAAAACCTGTCTGACGATGTAGAACCGCAGGAAGAGTTGCTTTCCCTTTTGGAAGAAGTTATTACAGAGGAtgagaagaaaaataaag GAATTTGTGAAACCGCCAAGGGTAAAGATTCATCTGAAGAGATCGCTGTGAAACCAGATAAAATCGTTACCAACAGTGGCCCGAAACCAATAATTGATGAAACACAGTCCAAGAAAAAAAGGCCG AGGAAAACTCCAGTGGACAAGAAATCTAAACGCCCCTGCAGATCACAGCCAATAATCATGAAAAGAAGAGCCAAACATCGGTTCATTGAGGAGTAA
- the LOC140943184 gene encoding actin maturation protease-like, with the protein MNCASALVRDVSRQCREIIALAGRSENSTDQKLWLLCHREVSPKLQGRRPRCGLCALSMAAELLQKQDNDGAICPMEEAQELDNLLKMAQARGFSYQGEMYSAENLAKLAKEFYGFEYLVTRTAFEDTSDNFVISEVLKGNAVLIPYDADKNHEPCLENGHRAHWALITGILCELDGNSFDWTMCKQDDNMPRLFHASPSSKFILPQNGKFQNTYLCVKHGKSRHTAVWTLESLRRSNANLFELDPSKERETGQYLIPEGGLCKELCGKVVALFSKA; encoded by the exons ATGAATTGCGCGAGCGCGCTTGTTAGAGATGTTAGCAGACAGTGCCGCGAAATAATTGCGCTGGCGGGAAGGTCGGAGAATTCTACAGATCAGAAATTATGGCTGCTTTGTCACAGAGAAGTGTCGCCAAAACTGCAGGGAAGACGGCCCAG ATGTGGATTATGTGCCCTGAGCATGGCAGCAGAGTTGTTACAAAAACAAGATAACGATGGAGCAATATGTCCAATGGAGGAAGCACAAGAACTGGacaacttgctgaaaatggcacaGGCAAGAGGGTTTTCTTACCAGGGTGAAATGTATTCAGCAGAAAATCTTGCCAAACTTGCCAAGGAGTTTTATGGATTTGAATATTTAGTAACAAGAACTGCATTTGAAGATACCAGTGATAATTTTGTCATCTCTGAAGTGCTGAAGGGAAATGCTGTACTGATACCTTATGATGCAGATAAAAACCATGAACCCTGCTTGGAAAATGGCCACAGAGCACACTGGGCACTTATCACAG GTATCCTTTGTGAACTAGACGGCAACAGTTTTGATTGGACAATGTGCAAGCAAGATGACAATATGCCCAGGTTATTTCATGCAAGTCCATCCTCTAAGTTTATCTTACCTCAAAATGGCAAGTTCCAAAATACCTACTTATGTGTAAAGCATGGCAAATCAAGGCACACAGCAGTATGGACACTAGAAAGTTTAAGACGTAGCAATGCAAACCTGTTTGAATTAGATCCATCTAAAGAAAGGGAAACAGGACAGTATCTTATTCCTGAAGGGGGATTGTGTAAAGAACTTTGTGGGAAGGTAGTGGCTTTGTTTTCTAAAGCGTAG
- the LOC140943935 gene encoding uncharacterized protein → MENEEALPSSMQPLVNYTAQDAVNAKPSPKKPEVCMMRDEASAEIVDEMTNDNSIHWPMNLQIKQEVNKEDECLPKGSGLDHWFESQALSEAVSSVNVDHLDPHNPSIHEILEASRLNKNKDILQLLDEIGSGLGTHYWQEAGSSEFTPQGTYNYSTVGSTDECQHFRSFMEPSSFVMPTLPASCCNLVQPGVSTVWTGQSVVESGRGLTVECLQAGEAFSVENTSQELNDLNDEIRKQEEKKRKRRERNKQCSREFRRKQKVREQLLIRGKAEKEQMLVERHKRMEKTTKILVKIATSTGACEKGRGIINMVSGLINKENIPSTMVLKNNYCNVAHRRVCSQTKTQGF, encoded by the exons ATGGAAAACGAGGAAGCATTGCCTTCTTCAATGCAGCCACTCGTCAACTACACGGCACAGGACGCAGTCAATGCAAAACCTTCGCCAAAGAAGCCTGAGGTTTGCATGATGCGAGATGAAGCGTCAGCCGAAATTGTCGACGAAATGACAAATGATAATTCTATACACTGGCCAATGAACCTACAGATCAAACAGGAAGTGAATAAAGAAGATGAGTG tctTCCAAAAGGCTCAGGACTTGACCACTGGTTTGAAAGCCAAGCATTATCTGAAGCTGTGAGTTCGGTCAATGTGGATCATTTGGACCCTCACAATCCTTCAATCCACGAAATACTAGAAGCAAGTCGCCTGAACAAAAATAAGGACATATTGCAACTCCTCG ATGAAATTGGATCGGGTTTGGGTACCCACTATTGGCAAGAAGCAGGGAGCAGTGAATTTACCCCTCAGGGCACGTATAACTACTCGACTGTGGGTAGCACCGATGAATGCCAACATTTTAGGTCCTTCATGGAGCCGTCATCCTTCGTTATGCCTACATTACCTGCCAGTTGTTGCAATCTTGTACAACCTGGAGTTTCCACAGTTTGGACAGGACAGAGTGTTGTAGAATCAGGACGAGGGTTGACAGTGGAGTGTTTACAAGCAGGAGAAGCATTTTCAGTGGAAAACACAAGTCAAGAGTTAAATGACTTAAACGATGAAATA CGAAAacaagaggaaaagaaaaggaaacgaaGAGAAAGAAACAAGCAATGTAGCAGAGAATTCCGCAGAAAGCAAAAGGTGAGGGAACAACTTTTAATAAGAGGCAAGGCTGAAAAGGAACAGATGTTGGTGGAACGGCACAAGAGAATGGAGAAAACAACGAAAATACTTGTCAAAATTGCTACCAGTACTGGAGCTTGTGAAAAGGGGCGTGGCATCATCAATATGGTGTCTGGATTGATCAACAAAGAGAATATTCCATCTACAATGGTCTTGaagaataattattgtaatgtgGCTCACAGACGGGTCTGTAGCCAGACCAAAACACAAGGATTCTAA
- the LOC140943178 gene encoding carboxypeptidase A1-like — protein MNVFDPFNLFVTATFFVVMHVSTGMFFESSLQTSYAPNYDFYHNLSKMNECLRHISTQYSEFVDVEMRYRSRYGLSQYVLHITNFTLDTVDKKTDKRSKVLLSYGEHAAEFFPVESMFYFLRNITQGYDMHPGTREGNFTRFVLNNFDLYLLTIVNPDGRMVVETTRNYCWMGTANDVDLNSDLKNGVGNGNTMRTIAEPECKVIRDLTSRNHFDAFISFHSGQRKIFFPNGTSAKGSESSNVYYLASLISSSMTSRYTLVPSKITDGGRSIFAYVALEKKISFTYKIFLWENEQKPSEIIGKDCFSTYNPQSANLEAKLEAVHPLYSTLFNYLHYWKEMQLYKTAEQLAKIEDTRRLSFSTVLFFLLGCTGVYLISQARVPLSWKMYYRRQRRIVSLRSLGTLFTLVCLV, from the exons ATGAATGTGTTTGATCCCTTTAACTTGTTTGTCACCGCTACATTTTTCGTAGTCATGCACGTTTCCACGGGGATGTTTTTCGAATCGTCACTGCAGACCTCCTATGCTCCAAACTACGACTTTTATCACAATCTTTCAAAGATGAACGAATGTCTTCGTCATATTTCTACACAGTATTCGGAATTTGTGGACGTGGAAATGCGGTACCGTTCTCGTTATGGACTATCTCAATACGTTCTTCACATCACGAACTTCACACTTGATACAGTAgacaaaaaaacagacaaacgaTCAAAGGTTCTATTGTCTTATGGGGAACATGCGGCTGAGTTTTTCCCAGTAGAAAGTATGTTTTATTTCCTTAGGAATATAACACAGGGATACGATATGCACCCTGGAACACGAGAAGGAAATTTCACAAGATTCGTACTGAACAATTTTGATTTGTATCTCTTGACTATTGTGAACCCAGATGGAAGAATGGTAGTTGAAACTACTAGAAATTATTGCTGGATGGGTACCGCCAATGACGTTGATCTTAATTCTGATTTAAAAAACGGAGTTGGAAATGGAAATACAATGAGAACTATAGCAG AACCAGAATGTAAAGTTATAAGGGATTTAACTTCTAGAAATCATTTTGAtgcctttatttcatttcattcaggacaaaggaaaatattttttccaaatG GAACAAGTGCTAAAGGTTCTGAAAGCAGCAATGTATATTACTTGGCATCCTTAATTTCATCCTCTATGACATCAAGATATACTCTTGTTCCTTCTAAAATTACTGATGGTGGCAGGAGTATCTTTGCCTATGTGGCTTTAGAGAAAAAG ATTTCATTTACATACAAAATATTTCTGTGGGAAAATGAGCAGAAGCCATCAGAGATTATAGGAAAAGACTGTTTTAGTACCTACAATCCTCAGAGTGCTAACTTGGAG GCCAAATTAGAAGCTGTCCATCCATTGTATTCAACTCTCTTTAATTATTTACATTACTGGAAAGAAATGCAACTATACAAAACAGCAGAACAACTAGCAAAAATTGAG GATACAAGGAGGTTATCATTTAGTACggtattattctttttattgGGTTGTACTGGAGTATACTTGATCTCTCAGGCACGAGTTCCTCTTTCATGGAAGATGTACTACAGACGACAAAGACGCATTGTCAGCCTGAGATCCTTAGGAACATTATTCACTTTAGTGTGTCTAGTTTGA
- the LOC140943388 gene encoding pinin-like has product MASIAALQRDLEIAREGLKSVDENIKKLTGRDPSEFRPAAGRRVTLKRDFSERTMGQGPAAKRRDSTGAQGRLWSRVVTTRTSQDKTRPSSRLDSEGEEEEEDTDKPAIQSSVVATPTPSRLKRDIITKTDDKTKSRNKRMFGMLLGTLQKFKDDSSQKTEKDIRREEINKKLEEAEQKEKEELSTQRKELFTERRAKQAELRLLQRKVDMAELQEEWDKHGEKLSHFIMTKANPPIFYMPAKHNDKTQKLLEESTRSVKRAMAKRRAEIEEEQEQEEERMRNARLSVANEGESVSKGRVDSVEGDADGDVEMVEESHGEVREKRRKRSESKDAENGVREERGVREEREGERIENMEEEEGEID; this is encoded by the exons ATGGCGTCTATAGCAGCACTTCAACGTGACTTGGAAATAGCGAGGGAAGGGCTAAAATCCGTGGATGAGAACATCAAGAAATTAACTGGTAGAGATCCTTCGGAGTTCAG ACCTGCAGCGGGACGGCGTGTGACATTAAAGAGGGACTTCTCAGAGAGGACCATGGGACAAGGACCAGCGGCGAAAAGACGTGATTCAACTGGTGCACAAGGAAG ACTTTGGAGCCGCGTGGTGACTACAAGAACATCACAAGACAAGACACGCCCTTCCTCGCGACTGGATAGTGAAGGtgaagaagaggaggaggacACAGACAAG CCTGCTATCCAGTCCTCAGTTGTTGCTACACCTACGCCATCTCGCCTCAAACGAGACATCATCACCAAAACTGACGATAAAACAAAATCAAG AAATAAGAGAATGTTTGGCATGTTGCTGGGCACACTACAGAAGTTTAAAGATGACAGCTCTCAAAAGACAGAAAAG GACATACGAAGAGAAGAAATCAACAAAAAGCTTGAAGAGGCagaacagaaagaaaaagaggagtTGTCCACTCAAAGAAAAGAATTGTTTACAGAAAGGAGAGCAAAGCAGGCAGAGCTGAGACTTTTACAAAGAAAAGTTGATATGGCTGAGCTG CAAGAAGAGTGGGATAAGCATGGTGAAAAACTGAGTCACTTCATAATGACAAAAGCCAATCCACCCATCTTCTACATGCCAGCCAAACATAATGACAAGACACAGAAATTATTGGAGGAATCCACAAGATCTGTGAAAA gAGCAATGGCCAAACGCAGAGCAGAAATTGAAGAGGAgcaagagcaagaagaagaaagaatgAGGAACGCCAGGTTGTCTGTTGCTAACGAGGGTGAGAGTGTGAGTAAAGGGAGGGTAGATAGTGTTGAAGGTGATGCAGATGGTGATGTGGAGATGGTAGAAGAAAGCCATGGAGAGGTAAGAGAGAAAAGGAGGAAGAGAAGTGAGAGCAAAGATGCAGAGAATGGAGTCAGAGAGGAGAGGGGTGTTAGAGAAGAACGAGAGGGAGAAAGGATAGAAAACATGGAAGAGGAAGAGGGTGAGATAGATTAG
- the LOC140942652 gene encoding nuclear exosome regulator NRDE2-like → MADDSLDESSKTLEPKYLTKQTLFPVIGASKSKGSGSLLFPCSSFKVDERAAGIGKGDNQPSWLRNESYKDVSFNKSDQGDTNIKDQRQLPYESSEDTDHQFLGPEKRTYSEIPSSEDEEREHYGKEHDRKESSRRHHHDKRKHKHKKKHKQKHDKSEKKARISDDSDKPDTIWREEAQLNPEKAYRLSKKPDLANRMYDSLYRLDVALYKMKSNLTCLGISKHQVIELSEKRGKKSKKARDIISRYWNIKDDKLDEVEEGIPTTMPCVLKSKELDVSFSNSSGYISLELREASEKVRNDHSVDAVKESKYTDADCQDFELLEKTAELNKILRENPHDIQAWLDLVNFQEEVVWKEDSVKSSFTATGREKRKAATRTIIEKKIAVFEKALQQNPSSVELIMGHLDLCSEIMEGEELVQKWKKVSFVHPNNITLWYHYLRFVQSRFSVFSFSNTSAVYGKCLSTLSAIKEGTFTSHEADEDIESGILDLFIQQCQFARQSGHTEKAIALLQALVELNCFCSADLEKNTPVGGQIAFLEAFWHSGQPRFGENGAVGWKTWMAKERESISRETLIDIRAIFKSFSSRKTGNSDSLDEVEEEMAIARDQPLWKNWLQVESSRDRGQLFPWQPDREMAQTEEDCDDPERLVLFDDISSSLFKLADPMSKLKLVLSFLQFFGVQVPCLSSSTNKDVQQFLNTSLEHELQLLGPSIPRGSQFLGLWQSYYWNDDVLCNEANQQWPTQEALRFVRNIFVQSLPVFGGRERSFLMVIWLWYEFQLTKNGQPAKESKRMYKDVRKLAKNLLKMPENRNDLKLWQTFAEIEWISGNRDEAVRVFDSTLMMGGEMFPDEQSRRAALAPLVRSYAELEVGITTDLRKSQPLSGVESNKKALQILTTFAEGAMFQPGSSNSSAFTSAVQLLKARRVFQKIHQGIVETGESQTKETLMSDCGLASGSLAVYLEACCVLFEYLNTGINSVLCMCNDFLSNPSGLCELDIELILSSYIRLFKFHCNTGRTLTLKDTRHILHSALEKFPNNPEFISFNIQQESKSVLTGEIRRTLDKVTQKATTPIPWIFALHYEQCRSQSVASVMECTDPLATVLEENPTPVVTSLPVTGVVNRQYSLFERAIASPSARHCVALWRMFMKFESQRGKEKVKSVFYQALQNCPWAKVLYLDAAQNLPEDVQDIVDLMTEKEIRLRAPLEEIELLLHD, encoded by the exons ATGGCGGATGATAGCTTAGATGAGAGTAGTAAAACATTAGAGCCAAAATACTTAACAAAACAGACTTTGTTTCCCGTAATCGGAGCTAGTAAGAGTAAGGGGTCTGGTAGCCTTCTTTTCCCATGTTCTTCTTTTAAAGTTGATGAACGCGCGGCAGGTATTGGTAAAG GAGACAATCAACCAAGCTGGCTTAGAAATGAAAGCTACAAGGATGTTTCATTTAATAAAAGTGATCAAGGTGATACTAACATCAAGGATCAGAGACAGCTCCCATATGAATCTTCAGAAGACACTGATCACCAGTTTCTGGGACCAGAGAAGCGTACTTACTCTGAAATCCCCAGTTCAGAAGATGAAGAAAGAGAACATTATGGGAAAGAACATGATAGGAAGGAGAGTTCAAGGAGACACCATCATGATAAAAGGAAACACAAGCATAAAAAGAAACACAAGCAAAAGCATGATAAATCGGAGAAGAAGGCTCGGATCAGTGATGATAGTGATAAGCCTGATACAATTTGGAGAGAAGAAGCTCAGCTCAACCCTGAGAAAGCTTACAGACTGAGTAAAAAACCTGATTTAGCAAATCGTATGTATGACTCTTTATACCGACTGGATGTTGCGTTGTATAAGATGAAGTCAAATTTAACTTGTCTTGGCATCAGCAAACATCAAGTTATTGAACTGTCTGAAAAGCGAgggaagaaaagcaaaaaggcCAGAGATATCATTTCCAGATATTGGAACATAAAAGATGATAAGCTAGATGAAGTTGAGGAGGGAATTCCTACTACAATGCCTTGTGtgttaaaaagcaaagaacTGGATGTTTCTTTTAGTAATAGCAGTGGTTATATTTCCCTTGAGTTACGTGAGGCATCTGAGAAAGTAAGAAATGATCACTCTGTAGATGCAGTGAAAGAATCAAAATATACTGATGCTGATTGTCAAGACTTTGAATTGCTCGAAAAAACTGCTGAGCTCAACAAAATTTTACGTGAAAATCCCCATGACATTCAAGCATGGCTTGATCTTGTTAATTTCCAAGAAGAGGTTGTCTGGAAGGAAGATTCTGTTAAATCAAGCTTTACAGCAACTGGGCGTGAAAAGAGAAAAGCTGCTACAAGAACTATCATAGAGAAGAAAATTGCAGTCTTTGAAAAAGCACTTCAACAAAATCCATCCTCTGTAGAACTGATAATGGGCCACTTGGACCTCTGCAGTGAGATCATGGAAGGTGAAGAACTGGTGCAGAAATGGAAGAAAGTGAGCTTTGTGCATCCAAATAACATTACATTATGGTATCACTATTTGCGCTTTGTGCAATCAAGATTTTCTGTGTTTTCATTTAGTAACACATCTGCAGTATATGGTAAATGTTTGAGCACTCTATCAGCAATCAAAGAAGGGACTTTTACCTCTCATGAAGCTGATGAGGATATAGAGAGTGGAATACTGGACTTGTTCATTCAGCAGTGTCAGTTTGCGAGGCAGTCAG GTCACACAGAAAAGGCCATTGCACTGCTACAGGCCTTGGTTGAGCTAAACTGTTTTTGCTCTGCTGATCTGGAGAAGAACACCCCTGTTGGTGGACAGATAGCTTTTCTGGAGGCATTCTGGCATAGTGGACAACCAAG GTTTGGTGAGAATGGTGCAGTCGGATGGAAGACATGGATGGCTAAAGAAAGGGAAAGTATATCACGTGAGACCCTTATTGATATCAGAGCAATTTTCAAGTCATTTTCCTCAAGAAAAACAGGCAATAGTGATTCTCTTGATGAGGTGGAGGAGGAGATGGCCATTGCAAGAGATCAACCTCTTTGGAAGAATTGGTTGCAAGTTGAATCGTCCCGTGACAGAGGACAGCTTTTTCCATGGCAACCAGACAGAGAAATGGCACAAACAGAAGAGGATTGTGATGATCCTGAAAGGCTGGTACTATTCGATGACATCAGTTCAAGTCTGTTCAAATTGGCAGATCCTATGAGCAAGCTCAAGCTGGTCTTGTCATTCTTACAATTTTTTGGAGTTCAAGTACCTTGTCTTAGCTCATCAACAAACAAAGATGTGCAGCAATTTCTTAATACATCACTAGAGCATGAATTGCAACTTCTTGGACCTAGCATTCCCAGGGGATCTCAGTTTCTTGGTCTGTGGCAGTCATACTATTGGAATGATGATGTCCTCTGTAATGAGGCAAATCAACAGTGGCCCACACAAGAGGCATTGAGGTTTGTAAGGAATATCTTTGTGCAGAGCCTGCCTGTGTTTGGTGGCAGAGAAAGAAGCTTTCTGATGGTTATATGGCTGTGGTATGAGTTTCAGCTAACAAAGAATGGACAACCAGCAAAGGAAAGTAAACGGATGTACAAAGATGTGCGGAAACTGGCCAAGAATCTTCTGAAAATGCCAGAAAACAG GAATGATCTGAAGCTATGGCAAACCTTTGCAGAGATTGAGTGGATATCTGGTAACAGAGATGAGGCTGTCAGAGTGTTTGACTCAACTCTGATGATGGGTGGAGAGATGTTTCCTGATGAACAAAGCAGAAGAGCTGCCTTAGCCCCTCTTGTCAG GTCTTATGCTGAGCTAGAAGTGGGTATCACTACAGACTTAAGGAAGTCCCAACCTTTGTCAGGTGTAGAGAGTAACAAGAAAGCACTGCAGATACTGACAACTTTTGCAGAGGGAGCTATGTTCCAACCTGGCTCGTCCAACTCATCAGCGTTCACATCAGCTGTTCAACTGCTTAAAGCACGCAGGGTTTTTCAAAAGATCCACCAAGGCATAGTTGAAACAGGTGAATCTCAGACAAAGGAGACACTGATGTCAGACTGTGGTCTTGCCTCTGGAAGTTTGGCAGTCTATCTAGAAGCTTGCTGTGTTCTTTTTGAGTACCTAAACACTGGCATCAACAGTGTGTTGTGCATGTGTAATGACTTTTTGTCAAACCCATCTGGTCTCTGTGAGTTGGACATTGAGCTCATTCTCAGCTCTTATATCAGACTTTTCAAATTTCACTGCAACACTGGCAGAACATTAACTTTGAAGGACACAAGACATATTCTGCACTCCGCACTAGAGAAGTTTCCTAATAATccagaattcatttcatttaacaTCCAGCAAGAGTCAAAGTCTGTTCTGACTGGTGAAATAAGAAGAACGCTTGACAAGGTGACGCAGAAAGCAACCACACCCATCCCTTGGATCTTTGCTCTTCATTACGAGCAGTGTAGGTCACAGTCTGTTGCATCTGTCATGGAGTGTACTGATCCATTGGCAACTGTCTTGGAAGAAAACCCCACACCAGTCGTTACTTCTCTTCCTGTTACAGGGGTGGTTAATCGTCAGTACTCATTGTTTGAAAGAGCAATAGCCAGTCCATCAGCAAGACATTGTGTGGCATTGTGGAGAATGTTTATGAAATTTGAG TCACAACGTGGAAAGGAGAAAGTCAAGTCTGTATTTTACCAAGCTCTACAAAATTGTCCCTGGGCCAAG GTTTTGTACCTTGATGCTGCACAGAATTTACCAGAGGATGTCCAGGACATAGTTGATTTAATGACAGAGAAAGAAATCAGACTGCGTGCTCCACTTGAAGAAATTGAACTTCTCCTTCATGATTAG